From the Eptesicus fuscus isolate TK198812 chromosome 19, DD_ASM_mEF_20220401, whole genome shotgun sequence genome, the window ATTAGAACGGCCATAGTAGCTCCCATTTACCTGCTGGTATGTGGCCAACGTTCAAGTTTCTGGTTTGGGCTGTGGGTATTCAAAGGCTTATAATTAGTAATATCTACAGTCAGAAGTGTCTTTTCATGTTCCAGTGACGAGCATGTGTCATGATTATCCGTGTGTGAAAGAGGTTGGGAGTCTTTCGTTTCCAAAATAATGACTCACACGACAAAgggtaattatattttattttatgacctGAACAGTAGCAGGGTTACACTGGCAGCTTCCCCTCGGCAACTGGTGAATCTCACTTAACAAATGGGAATCTCACTTAACAAATGGCTATGTTAGGGGGGGAGCTTGAGTTCTGGACTTCTCCACGCTAAAGGAAACATTAAACAACGggcagcaaaataaaacaaacaaaaaaaaatggggaacCGATGTCCGACAGGGTCTGCATGTTGACATTGAAGACAGAATCCATTCCATTGGTGACTCCTGTTCTCATGGGTGGCCCATGTATTCCTTCTGGCCTCTTGGAGAGTCTGTGAGTGGAccgtctgggtttgaatcctggcagCTCTACTCTTCATTATCGGTGGAACTTTGCAAcacagatgggggcgggggggagggggtgtcttcctgtgcctcagtttccccttctcaTAGGGAAATCAGCAGTACCTCCTTCACAGAGTTGCTGTGGAGTTGTATAAGGAAAATACTTAgaagaatgcctggcacacaagTAGTAAAGTTTAGTTATTACTTAGCAGTCCATCTGGCTGCCAATAATGAgcattttttttaaggatttacttatttatttttattgatttcagagaggaagggagagggagatagaagcattaatgatgagaagcattgatgagctgcctcctgcatggcccccccgccccccctccccagggattgagcccgcaacccgggcatgtgcccttgaccggaattgaacctggagccCTTCAATCCGCAGGTTGACCCTGaggactgagccaaaccagctagggctacaagcATTTTTGACCTCACACTTGAGGATGAGCTAAGGCGCGCCAGTCCAGTGTTGAGTGGGACTTGGAAGCTGCCTTTCATTGCCTGTGTGGCCACAGAGACAGTTCCCTAGCCTCCCTGAGCTCCTATTATTCCCATGCTTGTAAAAGGAAGGTGAATAACATGCCTCCCAGCGCTCCTCTGGGGCTTGCGATAACCCATGTAGAGGGCCTGGCACCTGGTAGTAGTAGGCAAACAGCAACCTTCGGTTTCTATTCtcttcccccttccactctgCCACGGGGCAGGACCCCTGGGCTTGAATGGAACAGGGGAATGGCATGGGTTAACCAAAGTTAACAGGGTTTCTTCTTGAtcttcctcccaacccccagtCCTTACCTCACCCCTTGTATACTTAAATGTTATCATTAATCTCTCTAGCACCGCTTGGTCCCTAACCCATCACAGGCTCACCAGCTTTCTGCCCTGCCCTTTCATTCTTTCAAGTATCAACTCTGGCCCTTATCACCCACCTCAGGAAGCATCTCATAACCCTGATAAGTTAAAGGCCTTAAGGCCCCAGACCCATTTAACAAAGCCCTCGTCCTTTCCTGAGTAATGTCTTTTCCCACTTTTGCAAGCTCACTCCCTGAAGGGCCACCTTCTGTTCAGTGGTCACTGATGAAcaagagaatgaagaaaacaagaaacaaaagacacacaaacTTTAAGATTTGGCTCCATTATATATTTgcgatattttatttttttctaaaaacaataaaaaaaatcaatttaaaaaagaaacatgtatttaaataaaaaaaattgttttataatacATTGAAATTTCGTATAACTAGTTATAAACGTCTTATTAaagttatttacatttaatgagGGATATATTTACACGGAAAAATTGGGTAAAactttttcagatttaaaaaaaaaattcttaaatacaAATCtgttaaaggaaacaaaacaaaaaaaaggatggcaagcataaaaaaatgttcttttatgcCCAAAGTTCCATGTGAGGCAGTTTACATTATGGCTAAACCTTTCAGTCTGAAGACCCAGCCACGGTTGTGCGGTTTGCACTTGACCATGCGCAGTTGCAACAAGTTCGTGTCTTAATGGATGCTGCAGTGATGCCAGGAGGAACCTTCTCCCGTCCTTTCCCTTCGTAACGAGGGCGAAGTCTCGAGCGGTCCCAGTCCCTCCCTCCCGGAGGTCCAGTTTTAGGCACAAGAGTTCCGCAGCTGTTCAAGTTTGTGTTTCAACTGTTCGCGCCGTTTCCGCAAGAAGTCCTTCTCCGAGAGGAGCTTCTGCTCCTCCGCTTGGATGGCCAGGATGTAGGCGGTGGCCTTCTTCAGGATCACCACCTTGGGGGCCTTCTCGTTGTTTTCCAACTCGGGGATCTGGTCGCGCAGCGCGAAGAAGCTGCGTTTCAGCTCGTTCCTCCTCTGGCGCTCCAGGACGTTGTGCGTCCGCCGCTTGTCGTTCTCCTCCGTGTCCGAGGACCTGGGGCTGGCGCATCTGCGGTTGTTGCTGATCTGTTTGAGGACGCGGCCACTGTCCAACTTAGCCCTCTTGGCGGCGGGGTAGTCCTTCCGGGTGGAGGGGGGCGCCGCGTAATTGTGCTGGTGGGTGGACACGTGGCACCGCTTAAGGACCAGCGGGCTGTGGGGCGGTTTGCTGTGGCTTCTGGAAGAGGGGGACCCTGATTCTGACCTCTTGGCCGAGGGCTGCCTCTTCTCCACAGAAACAACATCGATTTCTTCCTCATCCTCTTGCTCTTCCTCtggaagaaaggaaacagaagCCACCTGGTTAGCGACAACATTTCCATAATCTCAATTATGCAAATAGAAGGCGTTATTATTATACGAGGAAGGACCAAAGTGATCCCCAGAGAACAAACTAGCCAATCATCCCCTCCCACGAAGGCGGGATGACAGCTGGGTTTATGGCACAGGTGAGAAAATTACCATCTACCAGGAGACAACATTGGTGCCAATTCTTACCTAAGACTTAATGAGGCTTTGGGCACACCCAGCGCCAAGCACAATTCCCAAGcacctcctgttttttaaggGACTTTACCAAGAACCCATGTTGCAAAGGAGAGCTGCAAATTCTCTTGGTGTGAATTCAGCAACTCCCTATTTTACGGGAAGTtcgaaaagaaaagaaaaaaaaaccttgcaGCTTTGCCAAGAGCcctagggggtgggggaagggagagagttcaATTTGGGAAAGGAGCTGCTTTCCAAGGTTCAAAAAAGGGGCTGAAGAGATCCCCACTTCTCAGCTCATTCGCTCTGAGGCACTTTCACTCCTTCGCAGCCCCAGGtgggagcctgcctgcctgcccgcccgggGCCACAGCCCCTCTTCCTAGATCTGCAGTCCATTACATTCCAACACCTCTCAGAAAGCGAGAGGGAGGCAATTCTTTCCCTCTCAAAGACATCAATCCTCTTAATCTCATTCacacttcccccttccccccccctagGGCAATTAAAATGCTTAAGAAAGGTAAGAGGGAGTGGATTGAGTTGCAAGATAAACCAGGAAGATTTAAAATCCCAATGAAATtcctgaggggtgggagggaagggaagggaaggggctggCCACTAGGGCGGTCTtaggggaagggatgggagggaaCAGTCCAGCCCAGTGTTTCTGGGGATGATGGAGCTCCCAGATGCTTCCAGACCTGCCCTTTCTTTCCCGAATAGAAGAAAAGCTGAAGCGGCCGGCTGCATTAGCCGCCCACGAGAAGAAGAAAGATAGCCAgacgcccccctctccccccctttgTCAGGCATGCAGGGCTCCCACTTACCGGAGTCGCTGCTGGTGGTGGGTGGTGTCTCCTCGTGGAGCGCCAGGGGCTCGGGGCTGGCCCGCGGGGAGGAGTCGGTGGAGGAGAGCAGAGAGTCCGAGGACGGGGAGAAGGCGGTGGAGTCGGGGGAGGCGCAGGGCTTGGGCGAGCTGCCGTCGTTGAGCGGGTAGGGGAAGACCACGGAGGGGTCGATGCACTCGGAGGCGGCGGCGCTCAGGTCCTGCAGGTACAGGCTGGAGGTGGAGCAGGCGCCCTGCCCGCGGGCGGGGCTCCGGCCGCCGCCGTCTTTGCGCGCAGCCTGGTAGGAGGCCAGCTTCTCGGAGACGAGCTTGGCGGCGGCCGAGAAGCCGCTCCACATGCAGTCCTGGATGATGATGTTTTTGATGAAGGTCTCGTCGTCCGGGTCGCAGATGAAGCTCTGGTTCACCATGTCCCCTCCCAGCAGCTCGGTCACCATCTCCAGCTGGTCGGCGGTGGAgaagctgccgccgccgccgccgccgccgccgtcgtCCACGTCCCGCGGGGAGAAGGACGCGAAGGCGACGTAGGAGGGCGAGCAGAGTCCGGAGCGGCGGCTGGGCGACAGGGGCGGCGTGGGCAGCAGCTCGAATTTCTTCCAGATGTCCTCGCTGGGCGCGGGCGGCTGCAGCTcgctctgctgctgctggtggtagAAGTTCTCCTCCTCGTCGCAGAAGAAATAGGGCTGCATCGAGTCGTAGTCGAGGTCATAGTTCCTGTTGGCGAAGCTGACGTTGAGGGGCATCGCGGCGGCCTGCGACAGGGGGCACACAAAGGGGGGCGATCGTTAGTGAAGGGGGGCGTCTAGGCTGGTGCCTCACCCCGGCGCAGCGCGCGCCACCATCGTGAACCATTCCCCTTCCAGCGCTATTCCGCCCCCAAATGGGCCAGTGGCCGGAGGGGCGGGGGCCAAAGGAGCGCCCTTGCGCCGGCCTccgggggacccccccccccccccctatcgCGGACACATATTTGGTGAGCCAGCTGCGGGGCGCCAGCGGGACTTTTGTTCCCCAGGAGCCCGAGCGCCAAGCCTGGGGTTCGGCCCCGCAGCTGGAGAGCAATGGAAACGGGCTCTGGCCTCGGGAAGAGGCCGGGCGAGGCGGCGGCGGGGAATGCAATGTGCCAACCCGAAAAGTTTTGCCGCacctggaggagaaggcgaggggCGCTGCGGCGGGAGCGGCGGCGCCCCTTCCCCCGCGGGTGCCTCCGCCCCTCCCAgccgccctctcctcctcctccatccccacccccagcgcgccctccctccctcctttgccagcttttcttcttttccctcgcCGGCTGGTGCGGCGAGCTCCGCCGCGGGCTttaacacaccccccccccccgccccataaaTAAAAGGGGTGTATGAGAGAATAACAGAGGCGCCTCCCTTCAACGCCCAATACGGCGACGCAACTGCGCCAGAGACCCTGCTGCGAGTCTGCGCCCGGAGCGGgggcgccctcccctccctccgccccgggCAGCAGCTGTTCGGGGGGAAAAGCCCGGCTCCTCGCGGTCCCTCTGCACCTCAGGGGCGCGGGGACCCCGACGCGGCCGGGGAGCCAAGGCTGGGGGCGGAGGTTTGCCCTCGTTTCCTAAGTCAATGGCCAGGAGAATCGGACACATCCCTGCCCGAGCCTTCCCTCTCCGCCTCCTGCGCCTCCCCAACACCAAGTCCTGACACCCTGGTACGCCGAGATCTTTAATTCTATTATTCTTTTTAGGAGCCAAATGCCAACTTATGAGAAGGAGCAGGGGACGAATTGGAAACGCCGGGGGAATCGGCGGGCGGGACGCGCCGCAGTGTCTCCGGCTGTCAGaaatgcagtaaaaaaaaaaaaaaaaaaaaagctgaaatttAAATGCCCTTTCGGAGACGAGGAAAAGTCAGCGGCTGCGGCGCTCTCTCGATCACACAGAAGGATAGTAATCCTTACTCCAAGGAGCTCAAGATGCAAAGGGCTTTCTGCTCCCCACGAAGCACAGCTTCCCCCCCAGAGCCCCCCAAAAACCAAAGCAATTAATGCAATAAAGCAGGAATGCCCAGCCCGCCGGGCGCTGCGTCAATATCCATAGGCAAAAACCTCCAaaggcttaaaaacaaacaaaaaaaaacgcaCACCCGGTTTTCCCTCTGCTTTCCATCCTCCCATCTTGACAACTCACGGTACCCCATCCAGTTCTGCTtcggtccccaccccaccccgaccTACCACAACTACTCCGAGAAAGTGTCAATAATCCCGGGATGGGAGAGAAGACACCCCAACTCGGGTATTGGACGCATCCCATCAATAAAGCGGTAGGAGAATAAATTAAAAGACAAGCAGATCCGAGGGCTTACCGGGTTTCCCACTCTCCGAAGGAAATCCAGGTTCCAAAAGGGGGCGAGGAGCGCCTTGCAGAGGAGCGGGTCGTAGGCAGCGGCCCGGAGAAGTGTCCCCCCAAATAGAAGATCTCCGCTCCTTGGGAGAGTCGCGTTCTCGCCGGGGTGTTGTAAGTTCCAGGGGAAAGTGCCCGCCCGCTGCAATAGGCAAAGTTTTCGTGGCTGCGGCGAGGGCGGCGGGTCGCTGGCCCGGGGTCggcgggcagggtggggaggcggAGGCTGGGCCGGAGGTGAAGCCCCGCTTTCACTCCGGATCTCAGCCCCGGGCGCCCGGAGCGCGCCTCTGCTCGCCCGGCTCGCTAGGTTCCCTCCGGCTGGTCCGCCCGCTCGCTCCCTCTGCCTCTCGCTGGAATTACTACAGCGAGTCCGATAAGCCGGCTTTTATAATCGATTCCCCTCCCCTCGGTTTATTTCGATTCCCCTCCCCTCGGACCTTTTTCCCGCCAAGCCTCGGAATAGCCCTGCCCTTGCCGAGGcggctgggagggaggaaggcggcgGCCGGGACCCGTGAGCCGCGGTGGTGGCTGCGGCAGCTGCAAGAAGCGCAGCCCGGGGGTTCTCGGCGGGGCAGACCCTCGCCTATAAAGGGCCGGTGGGCGGGGATTCGCGAGCGAGgatcttttttctctccctctcccctccagcttTGGGAATCCGGGAGGGGCGGCGGTGCcgaaggagggcaggggaggagactGAGCCTGGAAGCCCAGCACTCCGGTGCGCGGAGGGATCGGATGTAAATAGAGTTAGGTCTTTGCATGAATTAGCCGAGCGCGCCTTCCATTTTCTGGCGCTGACGCTCAGACCCGCTCCCTTTCTCTGCGGCTCCTCGGGGGGCGCAGCGCTCTGGTTGACAGGCCGCTCCCCCGGCCTGCGAGCTCCCATCATCCCGGGCGGAACAGCTTGAGCTCTCGACCCCCGAGAACACACACCGTGTGCCCACGGCCACGACAGGCACGTCCCGGGCGGCCGGGCGCTTCCCTAAGGCTGGGGAAAGGGCAACTCTTGGAATAAGTCCTAcgcagagaggagggaagaaaggctgTTGATGGGCGCGCGCGGAGTGGGTGCGAGGTGTTAGTGTCGATGGGGCTAAGCGATAAGATAGAGGGAGAAAAAATGATGCCCGGGATGATTATTAAAACAACGCCGCAGCGCACTGCCACGTCTACTTAGGAGAGCGCGTTAGGAATAAATGCCCATTGCATCTGCTGGGGGTGTTACGCCTGCTGTGTGGCTAGCTGTCTCGGTTGGGTACCTTCCACCAGCATGAGTCCCCTTGTGCTCCCCACGGAGGGCCCCTCGGAGTCCCAATTCCGCAGCCAGGTTTCAGGAAAATCCCATTGGCGCCCGTGGCTCAGGTTAGCAGCACCAGTCCAGGGCTCCCAGGTTTGGGGGAAATCAAAAGGCGCCAGACGGGAGaatattggggaggggggggaggtggcCAGAGCCGAGAGACCGGACCCCCCAGAAGGGGGGAAGAGGCGAGCTCGCGGACCTTGCCTGGGGTACCAGCAAAAAACTCCAGGGAGGGAAACCGTTAACTCTTTCCTCCTTGGACAAACCGGACGTTTAACTTCCTTTCCGAGTCTTCTGTTCCCTTTATTATTGGAATCATGATCGTGCACGAAATAATGcattgattctgatcaaaggagAGGAGCCAAGTATTACTTCCCTGCCTtttgaggggaagggggagggagaagggggagggggcgtgaGCCAATTAAAAATTGGCCGAATTTCAGGCAGGAGTAATTTCCTAGTTCAGTGACCCTACATTTTTGTTCTGCATGCCTTAGTGAAAGTTCGTACGTACAACCCGCGTACATCTATGTACATTTCATGTACACGTCGACCCAGAATGTTGCCCAACACGACATATGATTAGCTCTCTGTCTGAATGGAtctgtatttaatatttaatgcaCATTCGCTCGGAATTTGCGATTTGGCactatcccctccctccccccgcaaaGGCATTTTAAGTAAACTTTcccacctctcaccccaccccactcccttccattccaaaacagaaaaaaaaattcggAGGGGGGGATCGCGCGTACGTTGTGTTTGTATTCAAGGTAAATCATTAGCCATTGCGTTTGCAGCTCAGCGTTCGATTGTTGAATGAGTAGCAACTTCCTCCAAATCAGGCGCACAGCACAATTCAGCTTTAAGGATTGCGAATTGCTCCAGCCCCCAGGCCTCTGCCGCAAACGCGGGGAGCGACCAATCCCTGGCGGTGGTTTTGCTGCAAAGtatttcccccgcccccctccccccctccccggcctgccCTGGCGCTGGGGTTTGCGAAAGTTAAAGTAAGTGTGCCCTCTACTGGCCGCTGAGATCACCGCGTCAGGCTGACCGCtgcgggctgggggtggggggggggtgggggtggggcaggggccccCGGAGCTCAAGGGTTATGGTGGGAGGAAGGATCCTGGGGCCCCTGAACATCAGTTTCCAGACAGCTCTTCAGCATTCCTGCAGTCGGGCTGCCgagggggcgggaggaagagggATTCCTGCAGGGAAAAGCGCTTCAGAGGCGGCTTTTCACCACAGAAGCGGCGGTAAAAATTAACCCATCACTCCTTATTGACAATGAACATGGCCCTATGGAGAACTGACGCTATTTATGGGAAACGTGAAATAATTAACGAttactgggggggaaaaaaatgccAGCAGGCTTCTAACTCAGCGAAGCAAACTTCAGCCCATCATCTTCTAACTCCCAAGTTTTAAAGCAAGGCACTGGACttactgggggaggggaggcacccTGGGCCCGGATGGGAATTTGGTTTTGcgtattattacttttttttttttttttttttaatggggctGGTGAGCGGGAGAGAGCTAGATATTTTGATAGTGATGGGGGGAGGAACGTTTGAgatttcactgaaaaaaaaaagtgtgaaggACCATTTTAATGAAGAGAAAGTTTTTATACTTAAAAGACTGGGCGGTCCAGGTGGAAGTAAAAGTGGAAGGACTGCACAGTGTACGCTCAGTAGGTGTGAACACTGCCAGTGCGCTTTTCGGATGAGGAGGGTGCCCGGCAGGGTCTGCTCAGGGAGGTAGCTCCTCAGGAAATTTGGGCAACAGGGGATCCTTCCGGGAAGAGGCCTCTGGGGGTGATTCCTCAGGAATGTGGCACCTTTGGCATTGCTCTGCTGGAGGCTGAAGGGCTGCTCTCCACAGGGacaaaaagcaaaaaggaaaacgCCCCCAAACCAGCCACCGGGCGGCCACCCACCACCAAGGCCGGGGTAGCTTGACCTCGGAGGGCAGTGTTGGAAAACTGCTGAAGATGGCAGATGCGCCCTGTCTTCAGGTGGGAATACTACAGGAAGTCAGCCTGCTGGGGACTTGTGAACTGAAGGAGACAGCCGGCTTGTGGATTCGGGACTCGACCTCCCTCATTCTCCAccgggcaggctgggggcaggctgggggcgggctgGCATTACTTTGAAGTCACAGCTTGGGGTGTTTTGTGCTCCCAAACAAGGTAGGGACCACCTCCTTTcacaaaggaggaaagggaaagtcAGATCACAACCAAGTTAAGggacttctctttctttctccctccctccctccctccctccctccctccctcccttccctccttcccctccccttcccctccctccctccctccctccctccctccctcccttcctcccaccctcccttccctccttcccctcccctccccttcccctcccctccccttcccctccctccctccctccctccctccctccctccctccctctcttccttccttccttccttccttccttccttccttccttccttccttccttccttccttccttcctaaagaaattttaaagaaccATTTGACTTAGAATAGACATTTGCTGAGTTAGGAAATGGCTGAGGTGATTACAACTAACAATATCTGAGATACCGAAGTGACTCATAGTCACTGTAAAGGCAAAGAtggaaagagaagagataaaggaacaaagaaaactaaaagcCTTCCTAACCCTGACCACCCAGTGATAGTTATtggaatttatcttttttttaaaaaaaaaatatgtttgtattgatgtttagagaggaagggagagggatagagagatagagacatcgatgagagaggagcatcatcgatcagctgcctcctacacagtcCCTatctactagggatcaagccagcaacccgggcgtttgtcctgaccgggaatcgaaccggggacctcttggttctgggtggacactcaaccgctgagccacactggctgggctggaattGATCTTTAAAAGGAGCTTTTTATAGGACAACCTCggtctttcttctttttggaaGTCAGTGGACGGTGTCTGTTGGCCGGACATTCCTGGTTTGCTGGTCCTGGACACTCTTGGGCCTTGTCTCTCCTCTCTGAGGGCTGCCAGGCTCCGAAGAGGCAGGTCTGAAGGGCAGCGCCGGTATCTCCCACAGTGTGGGGGTGCCAGGTAAACAGTCTATAAGGGTTCCTCGTGGAAGACTGCCTCCAGGAGGGTACCAGTAAGGCTCATTCATTCTCTCCACGCCATGTTCTCCGACAATCGTGCCACTTTCACacgtaggaaaaaaagaaatgcagaaagaATGAGTAATTTGACCAAACTCTCTTCTTTCCAGAGACATGAAAAGCGAGATTCAGAGTATGTGACTTGTATAACCTATCACCAGTCCTCCCCTTCTTTGAATatctcttcccccaccttccAGAAAGTTTCCCACTGAGTTGATCTTGGGCAGATAACAGCAGTGACTGATATGGGAAGAGACTGATCAAAAAGCTAGCTCCAACTTGGGGCCCAGACAGACTGGCCCttggccctcagccctcagccctcaggatGGTTGGGCTGTTATTTGAAATCCCCTTCAAGTCTGTGAGGCCTGTGGAGGGAGGCAGGCGAGGGAGAAGAATGATAAATACGTATCTCCCGTGGAAACCTCATTTGGAAAGAAGGCCTGTGAGATTAAAAACCGAGCTAGCCAGGGGATGTGAAAGGAAGGGAAGTTTGCACAAGCATTTCAATGCCAACCATGTGTCCCAGTGCGAGGAGCCCGGGGAAGCTCTtcaacagagaagaagggaaaatcCGGCATCGCTAATTCCTAGGAGTGATCATGAACAGGGAGTGAAGCAAGTCtgagtgcatttttaaaaaaatgcatctaTTTAGGacattgccccctcccccccgcccccttgctTCTAGCGTACTGCAAACATTAAAGCAGCtgagaaggaaaaatattagatttttttcctaaaatatatttttattgatttcacagaggaagggagagagagatagaagcatcaatgatgagagagaatcactgattggctgcctcctgcatgcttcctactggggatcaagccagcaacccaggcatgtgcccagaccgggaatcgaaccgtgacctcctggttcataggtccatgctcaaccactgagccatgctggccgggcatattagattttttttaaaaacacaaaatcgTAGAGCCTGCATTTCCTGGGTCTCATTGAGTGCTTTCTTCCCCACTGGCTTCCGGACCTGGACCTTGGTGGAGAGGCCTAGACTGGACCCAGTAGACCCTAGTTGAGTCTCCAGCTTGGCatcccccttttcttcctcagtTCTTCCCTGTGACCCACTCCACATCATAGCTTCCAGAGAAGACAAAT encodes:
- the MYC gene encoding myc proto-oncogene protein gives rise to the protein MPLNVSFANRNYDLDYDSMQPYFFCDEEENFYHQQQQSELQPPAPSEDIWKKFELLPTPPLSPSRRSGLCSPSYVAFASFSPRDVDDGGGGGGGGSFSTADQLEMVTELLGGDMVNQSFICDPDDETFIKNIIIQDCMWSGFSAAAKLVSEKLASYQAARKDGGGRSPARGQGACSTSSLYLQDLSAAASECIDPSVVFPYPLNDGSSPKPCASPDSTAFSPSSDSLLSSTDSSPRASPEPLALHEETPPTTSSDSEEEQEDEEEIDVVSVEKRQPSAKRSESGSPSSRSHSKPPHSPLVLKRCHVSTHQHNYAAPPSTRKDYPAAKRAKLDSGRVLKQISNNRRCASPRSSDTEENDKRRTHNVLERQRRNELKRSFFALRDQIPELENNEKAPKVVILKKATAYILAIQAEEQKLLSEKDFLRKRREQLKHKLEQLRNSCA